The genomic segment CCATAAAGAGATAGATGATGCTTTTAGCCTTCGCCGGAAACATGGGCGGCCTCGGCGCCAGCGGGTCTGCCGCTTTTCCGGGAGAAAAATCCAGGCCGCCGGCCAGCAGGGAGGAATTGAGCAGTCCCGTCAACGCCGCCGCTCCGATGCCAAATCCTGCCTGCCGAAAGAAGTGCCGCCGCGTTACAGCGCGTATTGCGTCATCAAATGAGTTCAAATGATTTTCCTTCATAGCTGACCTGCCATTATCAAAATTCCCTGTCGTGGCTTCCGTGATTATTCCTTCGTAATAGTTTCGTCCAGGTTCAGGAGCACGTTGGCCACCATCGTCCATGCCGCCTGCTCAGCCGGGTCGAGCTTTGAATCACCATACCCCTTGATAACGTCCCCTGCCGCCTTCAGGTCTTTCTGGTAATGGCCGAGCTCGGCCTGGTAATAGGCCACGATGCGGTCCAGTTCCTGGCTGGCCGGCCTCCGTGTCACCGCCCGCCGAAAGCCATATGTAACGCGCGCCGCGGGGCCAGGGCCGGCGTCTTCCATCATCCGCCGCGCCAAAGCTTTGGCCGCCTCAAAGTAAACCGGATCATTGAGGGTGGTCAGCGCCTGGAGTGGCGTGTTGGTGCGGACCCTCCGCACGGTGCAGAATTCGCGGCTGGGCACATCGAAGGTTGTCAGGCTGGGGTAGGGCGCGGTACGCCGGATGAAAATATAGATACCGCGGCGGTACTGGTCTCCGTCTATGCTTTCAACCCATTTCGCATCGCTGTAAGGACGGTCCCAGATGCCGGGCGGCTGATAAGGCATTACACTCGGCCCGCCGACCCTGGGACTGAGCAGGCCGGCAGCAGAAAGCGCGATGTCGCGCACCATCTCAGCTTCCACGCGGAACCGCGGCCCGCGTTCCAGCAGCTTATCGTATGGGTCGTACTCGATCATCTGCGGAGTGGCGCGCGATGATTGCCGGTAAGTGGCCGAGGCGACGATCAGCCGGATGATGTGCTTCATGCTCCAGTTGTTCTGCATGAACTCGGTAGCCAGCCAGTCCAGCAATTCCGGATGAGTGGGCGGATCGCCCTGCGTGCCGAAATCTTCCGAGGTCTCAACGATGCCCTGGCCGAAGATTTCCTGCCAGTAGTGGTTCACCGTGACGCGCGCGGTAAGCGGATTGTCGTCGCTCACCAGCCATTCGGCCAGGCCCAACCGGTTTGGCATGGCGTCTGAAGGCAGCGGATTCAGGGCCGATGGCACTCCCGCGAACACTTTGTCACTCAGGCTGGAGAATGTCCCTCGAATGCGAACGTAGGTGCTGGGCCGCTCGAAGGAGCCCTGCTCGCCCATCACGAGCGCGGTCACAATACCCAGGTCCTCAACCGATTTCTCAAGCTTGGCCACCTGGTCGCGCGCCGGCTGAAGCGAGGGTGCGATCGATCGGAAGACTGCGGCAAGGTCACCCTTCTCCTTCTCGCTGCGCTCGGAGGACGGCTTATCGAGCACCGGGACCATCCTGGCCGGCACCTGAGTGATCGCGGCTGGGTTCTGGCTGGTTGTGACGGAAAGCCTGAACCGCCCGATGTTGCGGGTGGTGTGGCGCATACCGTGTGTCAAACGAATCGTCAACTTTGTCCCTGCAGGAAATCCGAAGGGTTTTTCCGGGACCAGGACGGCCTCGCGGACAATCGGGACAGGTGAAGGCGTCGAGTCAATCGACCATCCCTTCAAATCCTTATCTTTCTTAACCAGGTTTCGGGCGCTGTAGCCGGACTCCGATTCGTTATCAACGGCTTGCTTGAAAACGATCTTCTGGGCAGGGCCAGATTTGTCGGCCGGCGATGCTTCCACCTCGAATCCGCTCAAAAAAAAGTTGCCGTCCAGGTCGCGGCCGGGTCCTCCTTTCGGAAGGCTTGGATCTGCAAGGACCTCGATGCGTATCCCCGTGATTGCCTGGGATTTGGTTTCTGCTTCGATATCGTAAGTGTCCGCGAAAGGATTTTTGCCGCCGGCCAAAATCGACCCATCGTCCAGCAGCTTGAGCTCGGCCCCTTCCTCGGATACATAATGGCTGGGTTTGAGCGGCGTCCATTCCTTCACGGCGCGCTTCATTTCGGCTTCCCACTTTTCCTGTTCGGATTCGCGCGCAGGAGTTTCGGTGGCGAGCGTTTGCTTCAGCCCGGCGATGTCCGTCCGAAGCTGCTTTGCTTTGACCGCCTGCTCCGGCGTGGGCAGCTCAAGATCAGGCTCCCAGACATAACCTTCTCCCTGCCCCAAATCCAGAATCTTGTAATTCGCGTTGCTGTCGAAGAACGCCATCATGCGGTAATAGTCTTTTTGAGGGAAAGGATCGAACTTGTGGTTGTGGCATTCGGCGCATCCGAGCGTGGTGCCGAGCCATACCTCCGCCGTGGTGTTGACCCGGTCCACCAGCGTATAGAATCGCTGCTCAAGTTTGTCCACGCCGCCTTCCTGGTTCAACAAGGTGTTTCGGTTGAAGCCGGTGGCAATCAATTGGTCATTCGTTGGGTTGGGCAGCATGTCGCCCGCGATCTGCTCAATGGTAAATTCCTTGAACGACATGTCGTCATTGAGCGCTTTGATGAGCCAGTCGCGGTATTCCCACGCCACGCGCGGGTTGTCTTTTTCGTAGCCGTTTGAGTCCGCATAGCGGGAGAGGTCAAGCCAGGGCCGGGCCCAGCGCTCACCGTAATGCGGCGAGGCAAGAAGCTTATCCACAAGCTTCTCGTAGGCGCTGGGACTCTGATCCGCCATGAATTCGTCCGTTTCTTTAATGGTGGGCGGCAGTCCGATCAGATCAAGGTAAACGCGCCGAAGCAGAGTGGCTTTGTCCGCTTCGGGCGAAGGGTGGGCGCCATCCTTTTCGAGACGGGCCAGAACAAAGTAGTCAATGGGATTGCGGCACCAGGCAGAGTTTTTCACTTTTGGCAAGTCGGGCCGCACCGGCTTGATGTACGCCCAATGCTTGAGCGGCTGCGTGGCTTGCGCAATGGCAGTCGTCGAATCCGGACCCGGCGCACCCATATCGATCCATTGGCGGACCATTTTGATCTGCGCGTCGGTGAGCGGCGGGCCGCCGTACGGCATTTGGGGGCGTTCAAGCCCAGCCAATCGCCGAATAATGCGGCTGTCGCCACTGTTGCCTGGGACGACAACCTTGCCGTTCTCGCTGCCCTTCAGAATCGCGGCAAGCGAATCCAGGCGTAATCCGTTTTGATGAATTTCCGGGCCGTGGCACTGGTAGCAGCGCGCGGCAAGAACGGGACGAATCTTCGCAGCGAATAACGGCGACGCAGCCGTGGATTGCTGATGCGAAGACTTCGGCGCAGGAGCTGCCGACTGAGCTCCCAACTCGATTCCTTTGAAGGACGCGTAATCGATCCAGGCCCGAATCAGATTGATATTACGGGGCTCGAGCGGACTCGCTGCCATCGGCATACGCGGTCCGTCTCCCAGCCCGAGCAACCGCCTGACAAGAAGGCTGTCCTGGCTGTGACCGGGAACAATTGCAGCGCCGGAGACACCGCCCTTTAGGATGGCCGCGACCGAATCCAGCCGCAGATGACCCTGTGCCTGGTTGCCCGCGTGGCAGTTGCCGCAGGAGGCCAGAAAGACGGGTTCAATGTCACGGCCGAAGTTGGGAGCGGCAGAGGAACTCGCTTTGGTCGATCGAGGAGCGGTCTTTGCACTGGCCTGGGGAGGACCAGCAGATCCATTATCGCTGGTCGTCAGCTTCTGCGCCTTCACCAAGCCGGCGAGAAATATCAGAAGCAATAGGAAGAGGCCGCATTTGACAGTTACAACAGTCTGGCCCGACCGCAATCCCTTGTGCCCGGATCCCATGCAGCCCTGCCCCTTGGAAAAGGTAAATTCGGTTACCTGCCCCTTCGTCAAACTTGAGAAGAAACTTGACGCCCTACTCTTGATCGATTTATACGCCAACTTCGCGCGGGTTACAATGGAAATATTTGAAACTGAATAGCCCTGCTCGTTGACTGCCGGCCGTAATAATCGCCGATGCCACTTCGAGCTGGAGGGTGGATCGATCAACGCCGGAACAAGGACGGATCTTCAAGTGAGCGGATTCGGGCAGACAACCAAACATCAAAGCACCCCGCTGAGCCGTTTCTTGCGGCATGTGAGGCACGTCCTGGTCGGTGCGGCAGCCTTGGTGGCAGTTGTATATGCAGGAGACTATTCGGTCGCTCGGGTCCGCGTTGCAAAGAAGCTTGATCCTTACGGAGTTGTGCAGGTGCGGCGGTCCTACGCGGTCACGATGAAAAATGGCAAGCCGGAATATTTTTTCGAGCCTCCGGCCGACCAGACTTGTCTCCGTTCATTATTTCCCCACTTCGGCTACCCACCGTGCTGGTATCTGCGCCGGAACGCAGTGCAACAGGTGAAGATGTAACACATGACTCGATCAGGCCGCCCGTCCTGAACCTGGGCCGCTCCATGTTTTATCTCTTACGCGTCAGTTGTTGGATCGTCGGCAGGGATGATGCGTTCCAGCCGCCTCCCAGAGCTTCGATGAGAAGAACGCTGGCAGCCATGCGGCGGGTGTGAACATTCACAGAGGTAAGTTTATTCTGGAGGACAAAGGTCTGGGCCGTAATCACCTGCAGGTAGCTGGTTGTGCCGGCCTTGTACTGGTAGGTTGCAACATCGAGCGATTCCTGGGCCGCTTTGATGGCATCATCTTCGGCGCGGGTTTCATCAGCGAGAATCCGCAGCGCCGCCAGGTTGTCTTCCACCTGTTGGAAGGCTGTCAAGACGGTCTGACGGTAGTTGGCCACAGAGACATCGAAATCGGAACGCGCGAGATCTGACTGCGCGCGGCGGCGGCCTGCATCAAAGATGGTTTCAGCCACCTGCGGGCCGACGGACCAGATGTGACTGGGCCAGGTGAACCAATCGGCAATGCTGCCACTTTCCAAGCCGACGGACCCCGTCAGCAGCAGGGAGGGGAAAAATGCGGCTTTGGCGATCCCGATCTGCTCGTTAACGGCGGCCATCTGTC from the Terriglobia bacterium genome contains:
- a CDS encoding PSD1 and planctomycete cytochrome C domain-containing protein, producing MGSGHKGLRSGQTVVTVKCGLFLLLLIFLAGLVKAQKLTTSDNGSAGPPQASAKTAPRSTKASSSAAPNFGRDIEPVFLASCGNCHAGNQAQGHLRLDSVAAILKGGVSGAAIVPGHSQDSLLVRRLLGLGDGPRMPMAASPLEPRNINLIRAWIDYASFKGIELGAQSAAPAPKSSHQQSTAASPLFAAKIRPVLAARCYQCHGPEIHQNGLRLDSLAAILKGSENGKVVVPGNSGDSRIIRRLAGLERPQMPYGGPPLTDAQIKMVRQWIDMGAPGPDSTTAIAQATQPLKHWAYIKPVRPDLPKVKNSAWCRNPIDYFVLARLEKDGAHPSPEADKATLLRRVYLDLIGLPPTIKETDEFMADQSPSAYEKLVDKLLASPHYGERWARPWLDLSRYADSNGYEKDNPRVAWEYRDWLIKALNDDMSFKEFTIEQIAGDMLPNPTNDQLIATGFNRNTLLNQEGGVDKLEQRFYTLVDRVNTTAEVWLGTTLGCAECHNHKFDPFPQKDYYRMMAFFDSNANYKILDLGQGEGYVWEPDLELPTPEQAVKAKQLRTDIAGLKQTLATETPARESEQEKWEAEMKRAVKEWTPLKPSHYVSEEGAELKLLDDGSILAGGKNPFADTYDIEAETKSQAITGIRIEVLADPSLPKGGPGRDLDGNFFLSGFEVEASPADKSGPAQKIVFKQAVDNESESGYSARNLVKKDKDLKGWSIDSTPSPVPIVREAVLVPEKPFGFPAGTKLTIRLTHGMRHTTRNIGRFRLSVTTSQNPAAITQVPARMVPVLDKPSSERSEKEKGDLAAVFRSIAPSLQPARDQVAKLEKSVEDLGIVTALVMGEQGSFERPSTYVRIRGTFSSLSDKVFAGVPSALNPLPSDAMPNRLGLAEWLVSDDNPLTARVTVNHYWQEIFGQGIVETSEDFGTQGDPPTHPELLDWLATEFMQNNWSMKHIIRLIVASATYRQSSRATPQMIEYDPYDKLLERGPRFRVEAEMVRDIALSAAGLLSPRVGGPSVMPYQPPGIWDRPYSDAKWVESIDGDQYRRGIYIFIRRTAPYPSLTTFDVPSREFCTVRRVRTNTPLQALTTLNDPVYFEAAKALARRMMEDAGPGPAARVTYGFRRAVTRRPASQELDRIVAYYQAELGHYQKDLKAAGDVIKGYGDSKLDPAEQAAWTMVANVLLNLDETITKE